One part of the Arabidopsis thaliana chromosome 1 sequence genome encodes these proteins:
- the CRK3 gene encoding cysteine-rich RLK (RECEPTOR-like protein kinase) 3 (cysteine-rich RLK (RECEPTOR-like protein kinase) 3 (CRK3); FUNCTIONS IN: kinase activity; INVOLVED IN: protein amino acid phosphorylation; LOCATED IN: plasma membrane; EXPRESSED IN: 23 plant structures; EXPRESSED DURING: 14 growth stages; CONTAINS InterPro DOMAIN/s: Protein kinase, ATP binding site (InterPro:IPR017441), Protein kinase, catalytic domain (InterPro:IPR000719), Protein of unknown function DUF26 (InterPro:IPR002902), Serine/threonine-protein kinase-like domain (InterPro:IPR017442), Protein kinase-like domain (InterPro:IPR011009), Serine/threonine-protein kinase, active site (InterPro:IPR008271); BEST Arabidopsis thaliana protein match is: cysteine-rich RLK (RECEPTOR-like protein kinase) 42 (TAIR:AT5G40380.1); Has 119727 Blast hits to 118238 proteins in 4920 species: Archae - 112; Bacteria - 13995; Metazoa - 44248; Fungi - 9864; Plants - 33587; Viruses - 452; Other Eukaryotes - 17469 (source: NCBI BLink).), producing the protein MPILTLLLLILGLFISPSVSDSRGDTVAQICNNRTTTPQQRSLFVTNFLAAMDAVSPLVEAKGYGQVVNGTGNLTVYAYGECIKDLDKKDCDLCFAQIKAKVPRCLPFQKGTRGGQVFSDGCYIRYDDYNFYNETLSLQDRTVCAPKEITGVNRTVFRDNAAELVKNMSVEAVRNGGFYAGFVDRHNVTVHGLAQCWETLNRSGCVECLSKASVRIGSCLVNEEGRVLSAGCYMRFSTQKFYNNSGNSTSDGNGGHNHLGVILAVTSSVVAFVLLVSAAGFLLKKRHAKKQREKKQLGSLFMLANKSNLCFSYENLERATDYFSDKNKLGQGGSGSVYKGVLTNGKTVAVKRLFFNTKQWVDHFFNEVNLISQVDHKNLVKLLGCSITGPESLLVYEYIANQSLHDYLFVRKDVQPLNWAKRFKIILGTAEGMAYLHEESNLRIIHRDIKLSNILLEDDFTPRIADFGLARLFPEDKTHISTAIAGTLGYMAPEYVVRGKLTEKADVYSFGVLMIEVITGKRNNAFVQDAGSILQSVWSLYRTSNVEEAVDPILGDNFNKIEASRLLQIGLLCVQAAFDQRPAMSVVVKMMKGSLEIHTPTQPPFLNPGSVVEMRKMMMTPTTNQSNSSGSRSDYITEGSSFFEPR; encoded by the exons ATGCCGATtctgactcttcttcttcttattctggGTTTGTTTATAAGCCCTTCTGTTTCAGACTCGAGAGGAGACACAGTGGCTCAGATATGCAACAACAGAACAACGACGCCGCAACAGAGAAGTCTCTTCGTCACCAATTTCCTCGCCGCCATGGACGCGGTCTCTCCACTAGTGGAAGCTAAAGGTTACGGACAAGTGGTCAACGGTACCGGAAACTTAACCGTCTACGCTTACGGAGAGTGTATAAAAGATCTTGATAAGAAAGATTGCGACTTGTGTTTCGCTCAGATCAAAGCTAAAGTTCCTCGTTGCTTACCTTTCCAAAAAGGTACTCGTGGTGGTCAAGTCTTCTCAGATGGTTGCTACATCAG GTACGATGACTACAATTTCTATAACGAGACGTTAAGCTTGCAAGACCGGACAGTTTGTGCTCCAAAGGAGATTACCGGAGTAAACCGGACGGTATTTCGGGATAACGCTGCAGAGTTGGTTAAGAACATGAGTGTGGAGGCGGTGAGAAATGGTGGATTCTATGCTGGTTTTGTGGATAGACATAACGTGACGGTTCATGGTCTGGCTCAGTGTTGGGAGACTCTTAATAGAAGTGGTTGTGTTGAGTGTTTGAGTAAAGCTTCAGTGAGGATTGGTTCTTGTTTGGTTAATGAAGAAGGTCGAGTTCTTAGTGCTGGTTGCTATATGAGGTTTTCTACTCAAAAGTTTTATAACAATTCTGGAAATTCTACATCAGATGGTAATGGTG GTCATAACCATTTGGGTGTGATTTTGGCGGTGACATCTTCGGTTGTGGCTTTTGTTCTGTTGGTCTCTGCCGCTGGTTTCTTGCTTAAAAAGAGACACGCCAAGAAGCAAAGAG AGAAGAAGCAACTAGGGTCATTATTCATGCTTGCGAACAAATCtaatctctgtttctcctaTGAGAATCTCGAGAGGGCTACCGATTACTTCAGCGACAAAAATAAGTTAGGACAAGGAGGATCTGGCTCTGTCTATAAG GGAGTTCTTACTAATGGTAAGACTGTTGCAGTAAAGAGACTGTTCTTCAACACAAAGCAATGGGTGGATCATTTCTTCAACGAAGTTAATCTAATAAGCCAAGTAGACCACAAGAACCTTGTTAAGCTCTTGGGATGCAGCATAACTGGACCAGAGAGCCTTCTGGTCTATGAATACATTGCAAATCAAAGCCTCCACGACTATCTTTTcg tAAGAAAAGATGTTCAACCGTTGAATTGGGCAAAGAGATTCAAGATTATACTTGGTACAGCAGAAGGAATGGCGTATCTTCACGAGGAGTCAAATCTTAGAATCATACATAGAGATATTAAGCTGAGTAATATCCTTTTGGAAGATGATTTTACTCCAAGAATTGCTGATTTTGGATTGGCTAGATTGTTCCCAGAGGACAAGACTCATATCAGCACTGCCATCGCCGGTACACT AGGCTACATGGCACCAGAATATGTAGTACGAGGAAAACTAACTGAGAAAGCAGACGTTTATAGTTTTGGAGTTCTTATGATTGAAGTTATAACCGGAAAACGTAACAATGCCTTCGTACAAGACGCTGGTTCGATCCTACAATCG gTATGGAGTCTGTACAGAACAAGCAATGTGGAAGAGGCAGTGGATCCAATCTTAGGTGATAACTTCAACAAGATAGAAGCGTCACGGCTACTTCAAATTGGGCTTCTCTGTGTTCAAGCAGCGTTTGATCAGCGGCCTGCGATGTCTGTGGTTGTGAAAATGATGAAAGGGAGTTTGGAGATTCATACGCCGACGCAACCACCGTTTCTGAATCCAGGAAGTGTAGTagagatgagaaagatgatgatgactccCACGACGAATCAGTCTAATTCTTCAGGATCAAGGAGTGACTACATAACCGAGGGTTCGAGTTTCTTTGAACCTAGATGA
- the CRK3 gene encoding cysteine-rich RLK (RECEPTOR-like protein kinase) 3, translating to MPILTLLLLILGLFISPSVSDSRGDTVAQICNNRTTTPQQRSLFVTNFLAAMDAVSPLVEAKGYGQVVNGTGNLTVYAYGECIKDLDKKDCDLCFAQIKAKVPRCLPFQKGTRGGQVFSDGCYIRYDDYNFYNETLSLQDRTVCAPKEITGVNRTVFRDNAAELVKNMSVEAVRNGGFYAGFVDRHNVTVHGLAQCWETLNRSGCVECLSKASVRIGSCLVNEEGRVLSAGCYMRFSTQKFYNNSGNSTSDGNGGHNHLGVILAVTSSVVAFVLLVSAAGFLLKKRHAKKQREKKQLGSLFMLANKSNLCFSYENLERATDYFSDKNKLGQGGSGSVYKGVLTNGKTVAVKRLFFNTKQWVDHFFNEVNLISQVDHKNLVKLLGCSITGPESLLVYEYIANQSLHDYLFVRKDVQPLNWAKRFKIILGTAEGMAYLHEESNLRIIHRDIKLSNILLEDDFTPRIADFGLARLFPEDKTHISTAIAGTLGYMAPEYVVRGKLTEKADVYSFGVLMIEVITGKRNNAFVQDAGSILQSVN from the exons ATGCCGATtctgactcttcttcttcttattctggGTTTGTTTATAAGCCCTTCTGTTTCAGACTCGAGAGGAGACACAGTGGCTCAGATATGCAACAACAGAACAACGACGCCGCAACAGAGAAGTCTCTTCGTCACCAATTTCCTCGCCGCCATGGACGCGGTCTCTCCACTAGTGGAAGCTAAAGGTTACGGACAAGTGGTCAACGGTACCGGAAACTTAACCGTCTACGCTTACGGAGAGTGTATAAAAGATCTTGATAAGAAAGATTGCGACTTGTGTTTCGCTCAGATCAAAGCTAAAGTTCCTCGTTGCTTACCTTTCCAAAAAGGTACTCGTGGTGGTCAAGTCTTCTCAGATGGTTGCTACATCAG GTACGATGACTACAATTTCTATAACGAGACGTTAAGCTTGCAAGACCGGACAGTTTGTGCTCCAAAGGAGATTACCGGAGTAAACCGGACGGTATTTCGGGATAACGCTGCAGAGTTGGTTAAGAACATGAGTGTGGAGGCGGTGAGAAATGGTGGATTCTATGCTGGTTTTGTGGATAGACATAACGTGACGGTTCATGGTCTGGCTCAGTGTTGGGAGACTCTTAATAGAAGTGGTTGTGTTGAGTGTTTGAGTAAAGCTTCAGTGAGGATTGGTTCTTGTTTGGTTAATGAAGAAGGTCGAGTTCTTAGTGCTGGTTGCTATATGAGGTTTTCTACTCAAAAGTTTTATAACAATTCTGGAAATTCTACATCAGATGGTAATGGTG GTCATAACCATTTGGGTGTGATTTTGGCGGTGACATCTTCGGTTGTGGCTTTTGTTCTGTTGGTCTCTGCCGCTGGTTTCTTGCTTAAAAAGAGACACGCCAAGAAGCAAAGAG AGAAGAAGCAACTAGGGTCATTATTCATGCTTGCGAACAAATCtaatctctgtttctcctaTGAGAATCTCGAGAGGGCTACCGATTACTTCAGCGACAAAAATAAGTTAGGACAAGGAGGATCTGGCTCTGTCTATAAG GGAGTTCTTACTAATGGTAAGACTGTTGCAGTAAAGAGACTGTTCTTCAACACAAAGCAATGGGTGGATCATTTCTTCAACGAAGTTAATCTAATAAGCCAAGTAGACCACAAGAACCTTGTTAAGCTCTTGGGATGCAGCATAACTGGACCAGAGAGCCTTCTGGTCTATGAATACATTGCAAATCAAAGCCTCCACGACTATCTTTTcg tAAGAAAAGATGTTCAACCGTTGAATTGGGCAAAGAGATTCAAGATTATACTTGGTACAGCAGAAGGAATGGCGTATCTTCACGAGGAGTCAAATCTTAGAATCATACATAGAGATATTAAGCTGAGTAATATCCTTTTGGAAGATGATTTTACTCCAAGAATTGCTGATTTTGGATTGGCTAGATTGTTCCCAGAGGACAAGACTCATATCAGCACTGCCATCGCCGGTACACT AGGCTACATGGCACCAGAATATGTAGTACGAGGAAAACTAACTGAGAAAGCAGACGTTTATAGTTTTGGAGTTCTTATGATTGAAGTTATAACCGGAAAACGTAACAATGCCTTCGTACAAGACGCTGGTTCGATCCTACAATCGGTAAACTAA
- the CRK3 gene encoding cysteine-rich RLK (RECEPTOR-like protein kinase) 3: MPILTLLLLILGLFISPSVSDSRGDTVAQICNNRTTTPQQRSLFVTNFLAAMDAVSPLVEAKGYGQVVNGTGNLTVYAYGECIKDLDKKDCDLCFAQIKAKVPRCLPFQKGTRGGQVFSDGCYIRYDDYNFYNETLSLQDRTVCAPKEITGVNRTVFRDNAAELVKNMSVEAVRNGGFYAGFVDRHNVTVHGLAQCWETLNRSGCVECLSKASVRIGSCLVNEEGRVLSAGCYMRFSTQKFYNNSGNSTSDGNGGHNHLGVILAVTSSVVAFVLLVSAAGFLLKKRHAKKQREKKQLGSLFMLANKSNLCFSYENLERATDYFSDKNKLGQGGSGSVYKGVLTNGKTVAVKRLFFNTKQWVDHFFNEVNLISQVDHKNLVKLLGCSITGPESLLVYEYIANQSLHDYLFVRKDVQPLNWAKRFKIILGTAEGMAYLHEESNLRIIHRDIKLSNILLEDDFTPRIADFGLARLFPEDKTHISTAIAGTL, translated from the exons ATGCCGATtctgactcttcttcttcttattctggGTTTGTTTATAAGCCCTTCTGTTTCAGACTCGAGAGGAGACACAGTGGCTCAGATATGCAACAACAGAACAACGACGCCGCAACAGAGAAGTCTCTTCGTCACCAATTTCCTCGCCGCCATGGACGCGGTCTCTCCACTAGTGGAAGCTAAAGGTTACGGACAAGTGGTCAACGGTACCGGAAACTTAACCGTCTACGCTTACGGAGAGTGTATAAAAGATCTTGATAAGAAAGATTGCGACTTGTGTTTCGCTCAGATCAAAGCTAAAGTTCCTCGTTGCTTACCTTTCCAAAAAGGTACTCGTGGTGGTCAAGTCTTCTCAGATGGTTGCTACATCAG GTACGATGACTACAATTTCTATAACGAGACGTTAAGCTTGCAAGACCGGACAGTTTGTGCTCCAAAGGAGATTACCGGAGTAAACCGGACGGTATTTCGGGATAACGCTGCAGAGTTGGTTAAGAACATGAGTGTGGAGGCGGTGAGAAATGGTGGATTCTATGCTGGTTTTGTGGATAGACATAACGTGACGGTTCATGGTCTGGCTCAGTGTTGGGAGACTCTTAATAGAAGTGGTTGTGTTGAGTGTTTGAGTAAAGCTTCAGTGAGGATTGGTTCTTGTTTGGTTAATGAAGAAGGTCGAGTTCTTAGTGCTGGTTGCTATATGAGGTTTTCTACTCAAAAGTTTTATAACAATTCTGGAAATTCTACATCAGATGGTAATGGTG GTCATAACCATTTGGGTGTGATTTTGGCGGTGACATCTTCGGTTGTGGCTTTTGTTCTGTTGGTCTCTGCCGCTGGTTTCTTGCTTAAAAAGAGACACGCCAAGAAGCAAAGAG AGAAGAAGCAACTAGGGTCATTATTCATGCTTGCGAACAAATCtaatctctgtttctcctaTGAGAATCTCGAGAGGGCTACCGATTACTTCAGCGACAAAAATAAGTTAGGACAAGGAGGATCTGGCTCTGTCTATAAG GGAGTTCTTACTAATGGTAAGACTGTTGCAGTAAAGAGACTGTTCTTCAACACAAAGCAATGGGTGGATCATTTCTTCAACGAAGTTAATCTAATAAGCCAAGTAGACCACAAGAACCTTGTTAAGCTCTTGGGATGCAGCATAACTGGACCAGAGAGCCTTCTGGTCTATGAATACATTGCAAATCAAAGCCTCCACGACTATCTTTTcg tAAGAAAAGATGTTCAACCGTTGAATTGGGCAAAGAGATTCAAGATTATACTTGGTACAGCAGAAGGAATGGCGTATCTTCACGAGGAGTCAAATCTTAGAATCATACATAGAGATATTAAGCTGAGTAATATCCTTTTGGAAGATGATTTTACTCCAAGAATTGCTGATTTTGGATTGGCTAGATTGTTCCCAGAGGACAAGACTCATATCAGCACTGCCATCGCCGGTACACTGTAA
- the EDA24 gene encoding Plant invertase/pectin methylesterase inhibitor superfamily protein (embryo sac development arrest 24 (EDA24); FUNCTIONS IN: enzyme inhibitor activity, pectinesterase inhibitor activity, pectinesterase activity; INVOLVED IN: polar nucleus fusion; LOCATED IN: endomembrane system; EXPRESSED IN: sepal, male gametophyte, flower, pollen tube; EXPRESSED DURING: L mature pollen stage, M germinated pollen stage, 4 anthesis; CONTAINS InterPro DOMAIN/s: Pectinesterase inhibitor (InterPro:IPR006501); BEST Arabidopsis thaliana protein match is: Plant invertase/pectin methylesterase inhibitor superfamily protein (TAIR:AT1G23350.1); Has 67 Blast hits to 67 proteins in 11 species: Archae - 0; Bacteria - 0; Metazoa - 0; Fungi - 0; Plants - 67; Viruses - 0; Other Eukaryotes - 0 (source: NCBI BLink).), translated as MSTNLHLATAVILLLLTASQSGVAMAQRVMGGGRDPCSVSDFKVLCRSVVKGQKNVNAATEVSIRELMKRTIKAKEAAKISRKSGGGLKTCYSNYDSALENLQKALKNIKQNDGFSLNINLSASLTDFDTCNDAMGGGTASNVFAKSTSTLHEMADNCLALSTLVKQ; from the coding sequence atgtCTACAAATCTCCACCTTGCCACCGCGGtgatcctcctcctcctgaCCGCGAGCCAAAGCGGTGTAGCAATGGCTCAGAGGGTTATGGGAGGCGGACGCGATCCATGCTCCGTGTCAGATTTCAAAGTGTTGTGCAGATCAGTGGTTAAGGGCCAAAAGAATGTTAACGCAGCGACGGAGGTTTCCATAAGAGAGCTGATGAAAAGAACGATCAAGGCCAAAGAAGCCGCCAAGATTAGCCGGAAAAGTGGAGGAGGGCTCAAAACTTGCTACTCAAACTATGATAGTGCACTCGAAAATCTACAAAAGGCGttgaaaaacatcaaacaaaatgatGGGTTTAGTCTTAACATCAATCTTAGTGCCTCCTTGACGGACTTTGATACGTGCAATGACGCCATGGGTGGTGGTACGGCTTCGAATGTCTTCGCCAAATCCACAAGCACGTTGCATGAAATGGCTGATAATTGCTTGGCTCTCTCTACCCTTGTCaaacaatga
- a CDS encoding NEP-interacting protein, putative (DUF239) (Protein of Unknown Function (DUF239); INVOLVED IN: biological_process unknown; LOCATED IN: endomembrane system; EXPRESSED IN: 21 plant structures; EXPRESSED DURING: 10 growth stages; CONTAINS InterPro DOMAIN/s: Protein of unknown function DUF239, plant (InterPro:IPR004314); BEST Arabidopsis thaliana protein match is: Protein of Unknown Function (DUF239) (TAIR:AT1G23340.2); Has 35333 Blast hits to 34131 proteins in 2444 species: Archae - 798; Bacteria - 22429; Metazoa - 974; Fungi - 991; Plants - 531; Viruses - 0; Other Eukaryotes - 9610 (source: NCBI BLink).) has product MCLIGLLGDVSVTSRRRTTIQNRIKCCLFDHSRRKQQDSRCFHHSSQQVSFKSDPMFSSSFLRLILLLCLVSSSFSSTTSSSNSTAADQTLRPQEELQKLTLIRQELDKINKPAVKTIQSSDGDKIDCVSTHQQPAFDHPLLQGQKPLDPPEIPKGYSEDDGSYENSQLWSLSGESCPEGTIPIRRTTEQDMLRASSVQRFGRKIRRVKRDSTNNGHEHAVGYVTGRQYYGAKASINVWSPRVTSQYEFSLSQIWVIAGSFTHDLNTIEAGWQISPELYGDTYPRFFTYWT; this is encoded by the exons ATGTGTTTAATAGGTTTGTTGGGAGATGTGTCAGTGACATCAAGAAGACGAACAACAATTCAAAACCGTATTAAATGTTGTCTTTTTGATCactcaagaagaaaacaacaagacaGCAGATGTTTTCATCATTCTTCACAACAAGTTTCGTTCAAGTCTGATCCGATGTTCTCCTCTAGCTTTCTCAGATTGATTCTTTTACTCTGTCtcgtctcttcttccttctcctccaccacTTCTTCCTCCAACTCCACTGCCGCCGATCAAACTCTCCGGCCGCAAGAAGAGCTCCAGAAGCTAACACTGATTAGACAAGAACTCGACAAAATCAACAAGCCGGCTGTGAAAACTATTCAG AGCTCAGATGGAGATAAAATAGATTGTGTTTCAACTCATCAGCAACCAGCTTTCGATCATCCTCTCTTACAAGGACAAAAACCATtg GATCCGCCTGAGATACCAAAAGGATACAGCGAAGATGATGGATCATATGAAAACTCCCAGCTTTGGAGTTTATCCGGTGAGTCTTGTCCGGAAGGTACGATTCCGATAAGAAGAACAACGGAACAAGACATGTTAAGAGCAAGTTCTGTCCAAAGATTTGGTCGGAAAATCAGGCGCGTGAAGAGAGATTCCACAAATAACGGACACGAA CATGCGGTGGGATATGTAACCGGGAGACAATATTACGGGGCAAAAGCAAGTATTAACGTGTGGTCGCCACGTGTTACGAGCCAATACGAATTTAGTCTTTCTCAGATTTGGGTTATTGCCGGTTCGTTCACACACGATCTTAATACCATTGAAGCCGGTTGGCAAATTAGCCCGGAGTTGTACGGCGATACTTACCCAAGATTCTTTACCTATTGGACG TGA
- a CDS encoding NEP-interacting protein, putative (DUF239) (Protein of Unknown Function (DUF239); CONTAINS InterPro DOMAIN/s: Protein of unknown function DUF239, plant (InterPro:IPR004314); BEST Arabidopsis thaliana protein match is: Protein of Unknown Function (DUF239) (TAIR:AT1G23340.2); Has 775 Blast hits to 727 proteins in 29 species: Archae - 0; Bacteria - 13; Metazoa - 0; Fungi - 10; Plants - 752; Viruses - 0; Other Eukaryotes - 0 (source: NCBI BLink).) produces MCLIGLLGDVSVTSRRRTTIQNRIKCCLFDHSRRKQQDSRCFHHSSQQVSFKSDPMFSSSFLRLILLLCLVSSSFSSTTSSSNSTAADQTLRPQEELQKLTLIRQELDKINKPAVKTIQSSDGDKIDCVSTHQQPAFDHPLLQGQKPLDPPEIPKGYSEDDGSYENSQLWSLSGESCPEGTIPIRRTTEQDMLRASSVQRFGRKIRRVKRDSTNNGHEHAVGYVTGRQYYGAKASINVWSPRVTSQYEFSLSQIWVIAGSFTHDLNTIEAGWQISPELYGDTYPRFFTYWTSDAYRTTGCYNLLCSGFVQTNRRIAIGAAISPRSSYKGGQFDISLLIWKDPKHGHWWLQFGSGALVGYWPAFLFTHLKQHGSMVQFGGEIVNNRPGGSHTTTQMGSGHFAGEGFGKASYFRNLQIVDWDNTLIPASNLKILADHPNCYDIRGGTNRVWGNYFYYGGPGKNPRCP; encoded by the exons ATGTGTTTAATAGGTTTGTTGGGAGATGTGTCAGTGACATCAAGAAGACGAACAACAATTCAAAACCGTATTAAATGTTGTCTTTTTGATCactcaagaagaaaacaacaagacaGCAGATGTTTTCATCATTCTTCACAACAAGTTTCGTTCAAGTCTGATCCGATGTTCTCCTCTAGCTTTCTCAGATTGATTCTTTTACTCTGTCtcgtctcttcttccttctcctccaccacTTCTTCCTCCAACTCCACTGCCGCCGATCAAACTCTCCGGCCGCAAGAAGAGCTCCAGAAGCTAACACTGATTAGACAAGAACTCGACAAAATCAACAAGCCGGCTGTGAAAACTATTCAG AGCTCAGATGGAGATAAAATAGATTGTGTTTCAACTCATCAGCAACCAGCTTTCGATCATCCTCTCTTACAAGGACAAAAACCATtg GATCCGCCTGAGATACCAAAAGGATACAGCGAAGATGATGGATCATATGAAAACTCCCAGCTTTGGAGTTTATCCGGTGAGTCTTGTCCGGAAGGTACGATTCCGATAAGAAGAACAACGGAACAAGACATGTTAAGAGCAAGTTCTGTCCAAAGATTTGGTCGGAAAATCAGGCGCGTGAAGAGAGATTCCACAAATAACGGACACGAA CATGCGGTGGGATATGTAACCGGGAGACAATATTACGGGGCAAAAGCAAGTATTAACGTGTGGTCGCCACGTGTTACGAGCCAATACGAATTTAGTCTTTCTCAGATTTGGGTTATTGCCGGTTCGTTCACACACGATCTTAATACCATTGAAGCCGGTTGGCAAATTAGCCCGGAGTTGTACGGCGATACTTACCCAAGATTCTTTACCTATTGGACG TCCGATGCATATCGAACAACGGGTTGCTACAATTTGCTATGTTCCGGTTTCGTTCAAACCAACCGTCGAATCGCGATAGGAGCTGCGATTTCTCCTAGATCTTCGTATAAAGGTGGACAATTCGATATAAGCTTATTAATTTGGAAg GATCCGAAGCACGGTCACTGGTGGCTACAATTCGGGTCAGGTGCATTAGTCGGTTATTGGCCAGCGTTTTTATTCACGCATCTAAAGCAACATGGAAGCATGGTCCAATTCGGGGGCGAGATTGTGAACAACCGACCCGGCGGTTCACACACTACGACTCAAATGGGTAGTGGACATTTTGCCGGTGAAGGTTTTGGTAAAGCATCTTATTTCCGGAATCTCCAAATTGTTGACTGGGACAACACTCTTATACCCGCTTCGAATCTAAAGATTCTCGCAGACCATCCCAATTGTTATGATATAAGAGGTGGGACGAATCGTGTGTGGGGTAACTATTTTTACTATGGAGGTCCAGGAAAAAACCCTAGATGTCCatga